Genomic window (Methanoculleus thermophilus):
CACCCTCCACCCTGCCGCCGCGCTCTACAACCCGGGATACCGGGAGGCCCTGGAAGAGGATTTCCAGGCCGTGGGCCGCGAACTTGCGCGGGTTTTGGGATCTGCAAGAGAGGAATGAAGAAAGAATGGCAAAAGAACGATCATACGGGGCGGTTGTCTTCCGGCGGGATACGGATATTCAGTATCTCCTCCTGCAGTACGGGGCGGGGCACTGGGACCTGGTGAAGGGGCACGGCGAGCGCGGCGAGACCGAAGAGGAGACTGTGCTCCGGGAGTTAAAGGAAGAGACCGGGATCACGAGGGCCAGGTTCATCCCCGGGTTCCGTGAAGAGATCCACTACTTCTTCCAGCGCCGGGGGCAAACAGTCTATAAAGAGGTCGTCTACTACCTCATCGAGACTCCTGAGGAGGAGGTGAGGCTCTCGGACGAGCATATCGCCTATCAGTGGCTCCCATACGGTGAGGCGCTGCGGGTGATCACCTTCGGGAACTCGAAACGGGTTGTCGGTGAGGCGCACGAATTTTTGACGGTGCATAAGAGCGAGAGAGAGCGGTGAGTCGGTCACATCTTCCGGTCTTCCGGGAGATCCTGGACCTCTTTTCCAAGGAAGTAACTCACGACGGTCCTGATGGTGACAAGCCCTCCGAGCATGATCAGGTCCTGGAAGGTCGGCTCGAGGATCGTCTTTAGGACATCGGCGGCGACGAAGAACTCAAGGCCGATCAGGATGCGGGTGGTGAACGTCCACCGGATATCGCGGTAACTCTTCTTGCGAAGGCGCGTCTCCCGCGCCAGGAGTTCGATGATCGCGATCACCGCCCCGTAGACGATGAAGAGCGCACCGAATCCCCCGAGGATCGTCTCGGCGATCTCGATGAACTGCTCAAGCACCATACCCGGTGCGCATATGGGCGATGGTGGACTTATACGTTATCGGGGTTCTCTGGCGCCAGGGGGACGACAATACGATACCCGTTGTAGCGCTCGACCGCAACCGAGACGCCGTAGACCGCCTTGATGCTCTCCGGGGTCACGACCTCGGGCCCGCCGGCGGCGTGGATAATCCCGTCTTTTAAGAGGATGAACCGGTCGGCGTAGCGGAGCGCCATGTTTAAGTCGTGCATCGTCATCACCGCGGCGACATTGTGGTCCGCCGCGACGCGCCGGACGATCCCGAGGATCTCGAGCTGGTTTCGAAGATCCAGGCTGCTTGTGGGTTCGTCGAGGAGAAGGACCCGCGGCTCCTGCACGAGGGCCCGTGCAATGCTCACCTTCTGGAGTTCCCCGCCGCTCATCTCGTCGATGTAGCGAAGCGAAAGGTCCTCAAGACGGAGCCTCCGGATCGCCGCCTCGACGATCCGGATGTCTCTCTCCGTTACGCTCCACCCGATATGCGGCCGGCGACCGAGGAGGACGGCGTCAAAGACGGTCATCCGGCCCGCCTCGCACCGTTGCGGAACGTAGCCGACCTTCCGTGCAATCTCCATCCGATCCGCCGTGAGGAGATCCGCCCCCTCGACGAGGACGGATCCGGCCTTCGGCTTTAAGATGGCGTTCATGCACTTCAAGAGGGTCGTCTTTCCAACACCGTTCGGGCCAAGGATCGCGAGGACCTGGTGGGATTGCAGGCTGAACGTGACATCGCGGATGACCGGAATGCTCCGGTAGGTGAACGCCACCCCGTCGACGTCGAGGATCATCGCTGATACCCCCGAAGCAGCAGGTAGATGAAGACCGGTGCGCCCAGGAACGCCGTCAGCACGGCAACCGGGAGGACGTAGGGCGCCACGATGATACGTGCGACGGTATCGGAGGCGAGGAGGAGGATCCCGCCCATCACGCAGGAGCCGGGGATGAGGTAGCGCTGGTCGTCGCCGATGAGCCTCCTTACCATGTGGGGGCAGACGAGCCCGACAAACCCGATCACTCCGAGGAACGAGACGATGACGGCGGTGACAAGCGCCGCAACGACCATGCCTGCGTCCCGGACCCGTTCGACGCTGACACCGAGACCTTTCGCGGTCTCGTCGCCGGCATCGATCGCGTTGTAGTTCCAGCGGTTCGCGATGAAGTAGAGCGAGGCCGCGAGCACTACGACGGTCATGATCCCGAGCTCCTCCCAGCTCGCCCGCCCGACATCGCCAAACGTCCAGAAGACGACGGCGGCAAGCTGGGTGTCGCTTGCGAAGTACTGCAGAAACATCGTCCCGGCGGTAAAGAGCGAGGAGAGGGCGACCCCGGCAAGCACCATCACCTCCGGGGAGGCTCCGCGCAGACGGGAGATGGAGAGGATGATCATCGTGGCAAGGAGACAGAAGAAGAACGCCACGACCGTCGTGAGGTAGGGGTTGTGTATGGTGACGGCGTCGGCGACCGTGGAGTGCATCTCTCCCGCGCCGAGGAGGATGACCGAGACGGCAGCCCCGAACGCGCCGGCGTTCGAGATGCCGAGCGTGAACGGCGAGCCGATCGGGTTACGGAGGATCGACTGCATGGCAACCCCG
Coding sequences:
- a CDS encoding FecCD family ABC transporter permease, whose product is MHFADGVIPEDYLGYVRRKSLWILGGAVLLGILLVVSISVGAVGIPPSEVFSSIVNGIADRIAALLHPESTFEITSTDRIVWNIRLPQALAAIVAGVGLSVAGVAMQSILRNPIGSPFTLGISNAGAFGAAVSVILLGAGEMHSTVADAVTIHNPYLTTVVAFFFCLLATMIILSISRLRGASPEVMVLAGVALSSLFTAGTMFLQYFASDTQLAAVVFWTFGDVGRASWEELGIMTVVVLAASLYFIANRWNYNAIDAGDETAKGLGVSVERVRDAGMVVAALVTAVIVSFLGVIGFVGLVCPHMVRRLIGDDQRYLIPGSCVMGGILLLASDTVARIIVAPYVLPVAVLTAFLGAPVFIYLLLRGYQR
- a CDS encoding DUF1622 domain-containing protein; the encoded protein is MVLEQFIEIAETILGGFGALFIVYGAVIAIIELLARETRLRKKSYRDIRWTFTTRILIGLEFFVAADVLKTILEPTFQDLIMLGGLVTIRTVVSYFLGKEVQDLPEDRKM
- a CDS encoding ABC transporter ATP-binding protein, with translation MILDVDGVAFTYRSIPVIRDVTFSLQSHQVLAILGPNGVGKTTLLKCMNAILKPKAGSVLVEGADLLTADRMEIARKVGYVPQRCEAGRMTVFDAVLLGRRPHIGWSVTERDIRIVEAAIRRLRLEDLSLRYIDEMSGGELQKVSIARALVQEPRVLLLDEPTSSLDLRNQLEILGIVRRVAADHNVAAVMTMHDLNMALRYADRFILLKDGIIHAAGGPEVVTPESIKAVYGVSVAVERYNGYRIVVPLAPENPDNV
- a CDS encoding bis(5'-nucleosyl)-tetraphosphatase, translating into MAKERSYGAVVFRRDTDIQYLLLQYGAGHWDLVKGHGERGETEEETVLRELKEETGITRARFIPGFREEIHYFFQRRGQTVYKEVVYYLIETPEEEVRLSDEHIAYQWLPYGEALRVITFGNSKRVVGEAHEFLTVHKSERER